A window of the Peromyscus leucopus breed LL Stock chromosome 22, UCI_PerLeu_2.1, whole genome shotgun sequence genome harbors these coding sequences:
- the LOC114684917 gene encoding 40S ribosomal protein S24-like: MNDTVTIRTRKFMTNHLLQRKQMVIDVLHPGKATVPKTEIREKLAKMYKTTPDVIFVFAFRTHFGGGKTTGFGMIYDSLDYAKKNEPRHRLARHGLYEKKKTSQKQRKEPKNRMKKVRDTAKSNIGTGKKPKE; this comes from the coding sequence ATGAATGACACAGTAACGATCCGGACCAGGAAGTTCATGACTAACCACCTGCTTCAGAGGAAACAGATGGTTATTGATGTCCTCCACCCTGGGAAGGCAACAGTACCAAAGACTGAAATTCGGGAGAAGCTAGCCAAAATGTACAAAACCACACCAGATGTCATCTTTGTGTTCGCATTCAGGACCCACTTTGGTGGTGGCAAAACAACTGGCTTCGGCATGATCTATGATTCTCTAGATTATGCTAAGAAGAATGAGCCCAGACACAGACTGGCAAGACACGGCCTCTATGAGAAGAAGAAGACCTCCCAGAAACAGCGGAAGGAGCCCAAGAATAGAATGAAGAAGGTCAGGGACACCGCAAAGTCCAACATTGGTACTGGCAAAAAGCCAAAGGAGTAG